In the Salvelinus namaycush isolate Seneca chromosome 35, SaNama_1.0, whole genome shotgun sequence genome, one interval contains:
- the il22ra2 gene encoding interleukin-22 receptor subunit alpha-2, with translation MASLLIPTLLLCYSSLSRCSESKEYPLDVFAPQEVKFHSLDYRNVLHWKQHANSTNDQQYFVQWKVYGEKQWTNAKECHGISRLLCDLSKETSDPREWYYARVHAAHSGTQSPWVLSARFNPKWETSVSPPTMKLHVTEKGIVVRLKPPRSPHRRPNGSWISVRRLQRMSFTIHLMQSDVDEETFEMEGCVKQLLISDLSPGTTYCLTAESRLHLLDRRSTRSPRACITTLRARI, from the exons ATGGCATCCCTCCTGATCCCCACTCTACTGCTGTGCTACAGCTCCCTCAGTCGCTGCTCAGAGA GCAAAGAATATCCTCTAGATGTCTTCGCCCCACAGGAGGTGAAATTCCACTCCCTAGACTACAGAAATGTCTTGCATTGGAAACAACATGCCAACTCCACCAACGACCAACAATACTTTGTCCAGTGGAAAGT ATATGGGGAGAAGCAGTGGACCAATGCAAAGGAGTGCCATGGCATCAGCCGGCTGCTCTGTGACCTGAGCAAGGAGACATCCGACCCCAGAGAATGGTACTACGCCAGGGTCCATGCAGCCCACTCAGGGACCCAATCACCATGGGTCCTATCCGCCAGATTCAACCCCAAGTGGGAGA CCTCTGTCAGCCCACCGACTATGAAACTTCATGTGACGGAGAAAGGCATTGTGGTCCGGCTCAAGCCTCCACGCTCTCCCCACAGGAGACCTAATGGCAGCTGGATCAGTGTGAGGAGGCTGCAAAGAATGTCATTTACTATACACCTCATGCAGAgtgatgttgatgag GAAACATTTGAAATGGAGGGCTGTGTCAAACAGCTCCTGATCTCAGATCTAAGCCCCGGGACCACCTACTGCCTGACGGCCGAGAGTCGCTTGCACCTGCTGGACCGTAGAAGCACCCGGAGCCCTAGGGCCTGCATCACCACACTGAGGGCCAGGATCTAA